In Thiospirochaeta perfilievii, a single window of DNA contains:
- a CDS encoding AraC family transcriptional regulator, translated as MPILFSINSEHMKIYPLYLTTTGTFFNETVRDRPEGFPEYQFILTLEGSGLFYFAGNKIEIEPGTLLIIPPNIPHNYKKKGDIWVTHWIAFNGNNIGELFEKVLPKSIVDINIKLNDKLFLQFEEVNNLTFTNYKKNALKISSIIYGMIADIVYKIDNKDKSNNSSPINLDRVISYINKNYYRDISLDELAMVEGISSQYLCRLFKVEMGIRPFEYLKQFRINRAKTLILENPNKKIEEISKEVGFNNPSYFGVIFKQLEGKTPKEYLRTES; from the coding sequence TTGCCGATACTATTTTCAATTAATAGCGAACATATGAAGATCTACCCCCTATACCTAACAACAACAGGAACATTTTTTAATGAGACTGTACGGGATAGACCGGAGGGTTTTCCTGAGTACCAATTTATTTTAACCCTAGAAGGTTCAGGGCTTTTTTATTTTGCAGGGAATAAAATAGAGATAGAGCCAGGAACCCTATTAATAATACCCCCTAATATTCCCCATAATTATAAAAAGAAGGGGGATATATGGGTAACCCACTGGATAGCATTTAATGGTAATAACATTGGGGAACTTTTTGAAAAGGTTCTTCCCAAGAGTATTGTAGATATAAATATTAAATTAAATGATAAACTATTTCTCCAGTTTGAAGAGGTAAATAACCTAACCTTTACAAACTATAAAAAGAATGCATTAAAAATATCCTCTATAATTTATGGAATGATTGCAGATATAGTTTATAAAATTGATAATAAGGATAAATCCAATAACAGTAGTCCAATTAATCTAGATCGGGTTATATCCTATATTAATAAGAACTATTATCGGGATATTAGCTTAGATGAGTTGGCAATGGTAGAGGGTATCTCCTCCCAATATCTATGTAGGTTATTTAAAGTTGAAATGGGGATTAGACCCTTTGAATATCTAAAACAGTTTAGAATTAATAGGGCAAAAACACTTATACTTGAAAACCCAAATAAAAAAATTGAAGAGATATCAAAGGAAGTGGGGTTTAATAATCCTAGCTACTTTGGAGTAATATTTAAACAACTAGAGGGTAAGACACCTAAAGAGTATCTAAGGACGGAGAGCTAG
- the cobD gene encoding threonine-phosphate decarboxylase CobD, with translation MYVDKDFTHGGNIYKASEELNIPKSEIIDFSANINPLGPSKKGVRGVKKSLKTIVNYPDPNYVQLKKSLSKYYLTEPDNILLGNGAIELIYKYTTLKKGGRALIPAPGFVEYEKALLSNGWDVSYYSNKNDIVLDAVDVVFICNPNNPTGSSYSTEFLISLLERSKNRGIDLFIDEAFIEFSSYKSLTDQIINFDNLYILKSLTKFFAIPGLRLGCLLTTNIGFINAFYNKLVPWSINSLAQEYIIPALRDKVYIKKSKKYIKRERVYLYRELSKFKFLCVYASQGNYIFFKVLDNRDIMLKLKESGILIRSCSNYNNLDSTYYRVAVKKRVLNKKLLKILSSSSPSLDTL, from the coding sequence ATGTATGTAGATAAGGATTTTACCCACGGAGGTAATATTTATAAGGCATCAGAAGAACTTAATATCCCCAAAAGTGAGATTATAGATTTTAGTGCAAATATCAATCCTTTAGGTCCTAGTAAAAAAGGGGTAAGGGGAGTAAAAAAATCCTTAAAAACCATAGTTAACTATCCAGACCCTAACTATGTTCAATTAAAAAAATCCCTATCTAAATACTACTTAACAGAGCCAGATAATATATTATTAGGTAATGGAGCAATAGAGTTAATATATAAGTATACTACTCTAAAAAAAGGTGGAAGGGCTTTAATCCCAGCACCTGGTTTTGTAGAGTATGAAAAAGCTCTCCTAAGTAATGGTTGGGATGTCTCCTACTATAGCAATAAAAATGATATTGTATTAGATGCAGTGGATGTGGTTTTTATTTGTAACCCTAATAATCCCACTGGAAGCTCATATTCAACAGAATTTCTAATTAGTCTATTAGAAAGGTCTAAAAATAGGGGAATCGACCTTTTTATAGATGAAGCATTTATTGAGTTCTCTTCCTACAAGAGTTTAACAGATCAGATTATAAACTTTGATAATCTTTATATTTTAAAATCACTAACTAAATTCTTTGCAATACCTGGGTTACGATTAGGCTGTTTATTAACAACAAATATAGGGTTTATTAACGCTTTTTATAACAAGCTGGTTCCATGGAGTATAAACAGCCTCGCCCAGGAGTATATTATCCCGGCACTTAGGGATAAAGTGTATATAAAAAAATCTAAGAAGTATATTAAAAGGGAGAGGGTCTACCTATATAGAGAACTCTCAAAATTTAAATTCCTATGTGTCTACGCCTCCCAAGGGAATTATATTTTTTTTAAAGTGTTAGATAACAGGGATATTATGTTAAAATTAAAAGAGAGTGGAATACTTATTAGAAGCTGTAGTAACTATAATAACCTAGACTCAACCTATTATAGGGTCGCTGTAAAAAAAAGAGTTTTAAATAAAAAATTATTAAAAATATTATCCTCTAGCTCTCCGTCCTTAGATACTCTTTAG
- the cbiB gene encoding adenosylcobinamide-phosphate synthase CbiB, with protein MGIVIPLIAGYILDIIFGDPHSLPHPIRFIGLLIEKVESLLYFGKRFYKFKGLLLFIIITSISYLIPLYLIKLFDLFNLGFIISTLLIFQILATKSLYIETNKVYLALKKGDIKMAKKSLSLLVSRDTKDMKEVDIIRSTIETISENIVDGITSPLFYIFIGGAPLGMLYKAVNTLDSMVGYKNSKYMEFGYFSAKIDDVLNYIPARLTGLLLVIVSFLVGLDYKESYKILLRDKRNHSSPNSGFSEAAVAGALGIQLGGRVSYFGVMHNKPTMGNNYRDPNLGDIKKLYKVLFVTSFIFFSLGLGVLTLCM; from the coding sequence TTGGGCATAGTTATTCCTCTAATTGCTGGTTATATATTAGATATTATATTTGGTGACCCCCACTCTCTGCCCCATCCCATTAGGTTTATAGGGTTATTAATAGAGAAAGTAGAGTCATTATTATACTTTGGAAAAAGATTTTATAAATTTAAGGGTCTTCTACTTTTTATCATAATTACATCCATATCATATTTAATTCCACTATATTTAATTAAGCTATTTGATCTGTTTAATTTAGGTTTTATCATCTCTACACTACTAATATTCCAAATATTAGCAACAAAAAGCCTATATATAGAGACTAATAAGGTCTATCTAGCCCTAAAAAAAGGGGATATAAAAATGGCAAAAAAGAGTCTATCACTCCTTGTTTCAAGGGATACTAAAGATATGAAAGAAGTTGATATTATCAGATCTACAATAGAGACTATATCTGAAAATATTGTTGATGGAATAACCTCCCCCCTGTTTTATATTTTTATAGGAGGAGCACCTCTTGGAATGCTCTATAAGGCTGTAAATACCCTAGACTCTATGGTTGGCTATAAAAATAGTAAATATATGGAATTTGGATATTTTTCTGCAAAAATTGATGATGTTTTAAACTATATTCCTGCTAGATTAACAGGTCTACTACTGGTTATAGTAAGTTTTCTAGTTGGACTAGATTACAAAGAGTCCTATAAAATTCTATTAAGGGATAAAAGAAACCATAGTAGTCCAAATAGTGGATTTTCCGAGGCTGCAGTTGCAGGAGCCCTAGGTATTCAGTTAGGTGGTAGAGTTTCATACTTTGGAGTTATGCATAATAAACCAACAATGGGAAATAATTATAGAGACCCAAACTTAGGTGATATTAAAAAACTGTATAAAGTACTCTTTGTTACATCCTTTATCTTTTTTTCCTTAGGCCTGGGAGTTTTGACACTATGTATGTAG
- a CDS encoding cobyric acid synthase: MGKSLMIMGTASSVGKSVITTGLCRLFYNKGINVYPFKSQNMALNSYITSDGKEMGRAQVVQAEAAGKIPSVKMNPILIKPSSDTESQIIVMGKILENMNASNYHNYKPRLKEIVSECYFELENESDLVIIEGAGSPAEINLREGDLVNMGMAEISNSPVILVGDIDKGGVFASLYGTIKLLSPNEQKRIKGVIINKFRGDIKLLEPGLKMLEELIDIPVLGVIPWNDIDIEDEDSLTNRFNNRQSGGVVELTVLKYPHISNYTDFTYLESLEDVNVRYVSKGDPIGYTDVIVIPGSKSVVTDFNFLKSCGWDREIYKHNKEGRLIIGICGGFQMLGKRIEDPHCVEGDIKSSNGLGLLDMVTSFETEKRTIQNSGVITEIDGEFSSLSGISVQGYEIHMGSTISNENYFLKDQSGFYDGAVKGNVIGTYFHGIFDSSEFTSTLISKIKRDKGLDIDTNIIDYKTYKDLEFNKLAELYKQNLDMDKIKRIIEDWA, encoded by the coding sequence ATGGGTAAATCTTTAATGATAATGGGTACTGCATCATCAGTTGGAAAGTCGGTAATCACTACAGGACTTTGCAGACTTTTTTACAACAAGGGAATTAATGTTTACCCTTTTAAGTCTCAAAATATGGCTCTAAACTCCTATATCACTTCCGATGGAAAGGAGATGGGTAGAGCCCAGGTTGTTCAAGCAGAGGCAGCGGGTAAAATTCCAAGTGTTAAGATGAACCCTATATTAATAAAACCATCATCTGATACGGAGTCTCAAATTATAGTAATGGGGAAAATTCTAGAAAACATGAACGCTTCTAACTACCATAACTATAAACCTAGATTAAAAGAGATAGTTAGTGAGTGTTATTTTGAATTAGAGAATGAATCCGACTTGGTAATCATAGAGGGGGCAGGAAGCCCTGCTGAGATTAACCTTAGAGAGGGTGATTTGGTAAATATGGGAATGGCAGAGATCTCTAATTCTCCAGTTATATTAGTTGGAGATATTGATAAGGGGGGTGTTTTTGCCTCTCTTTACGGAACAATAAAACTATTATCTCCTAATGAGCAAAAAAGAATTAAAGGAGTTATCATTAATAAGTTCCGGGGGGATATAAAACTATTAGAACCTGGGCTAAAAATGTTAGAGGAGTTAATAGATATTCCTGTTTTAGGAGTAATACCTTGGAACGATATAGATATAGAGGATGAGGATAGCCTAACTAACCGATTTAATAATAGACAGAGTGGTGGGGTCGTAGAACTTACTGTATTAAAGTATCCACATATTTCAAACTATACTGACTTTACATATTTAGAGTCCCTAGAGGATGTAAACGTAAGGTATGTTTCCAAAGGGGATCCTATTGGATATACAGATGTTATTGTTATCCCTGGATCTAAAAGTGTTGTAACAGACTTTAACTTTTTAAAGAGTTGTGGATGGGATAGGGAGATCTATAAACATAATAAGGAAGGGCGCTTAATAATTGGTATTTGTGGTGGATTTCAAATGTTGGGAAAGAGAATTGAGGATCCCCACTGTGTTGAGGGTGACATCAAATCCTCAAATGGTTTAGGACTATTAGATATGGTAACCAGCTTTGAGACAGAGAAAAGAACAATTCAAAATAGTGGCGTAATTACAGAGATAGATGGGGAGTTTTCCTCTTTGTCAGGAATAAGTGTACAAGGATATGAGATCCATATGGGAAGTACAATATCTAATGAGAACTACTTTCTTAAGGATCAAAGTGGATTTTACGACGGTGCTGTTAAGGGTAATGTCATAGGGACATACTTTCATGGAATTTTTGATAGTTCAGAGTTTACCTCAACCTTAATTTCAAAGATTAAAAGAGATAAGGGATTAGATATAGACACTAATATTATAGATTATAAAACATACAAGGATTTGGAGTTTAATAAGCTTGCGGAACTATATAAGCAGAACCTAGATATGGATAAGATTAAAAGGATAATAGAAGATTGGGCATAG
- a CDS encoding chromate transporter, giving the protein MLLEILISFLLIGISAYGGGLVTIPLIIHEIVEIKEWISIEDITSLIAIAQMTPGPIAVNAATFVGFKVGGWKGSLLATAGVILPAIIILSIISPFVEKISSNKSVKKVRRGLQVGVISLIFYATWTFGNGAISGIIDLTIAIVSFLILLLSKGKFHPILVIILGGVLGVLIL; this is encoded by the coding sequence ATGTTATTAGAAATATTAATTAGTTTCTTATTAATTGGCATTAGTGCCTATGGGGGAGGGCTTGTGACTATCCCTCTAATTATCCATGAGATTGTTGAAATAAAAGAGTGGATAAGTATTGAAGATATTACCTCCCTTATTGCAATAGCTCAAATGACTCCTGGTCCTATAGCCGTAAATGCAGCAACTTTTGTTGGCTTCAAAGTTGGTGGTTGGAAAGGATCTCTTTTGGCAACTGCAGGTGTTATTTTACCTGCAATAATAATTTTATCTATAATATCACCTTTTGTAGAGAAGATTAGTTCAAATAAGAGTGTTAAAAAAGTTCGAAGGGGATTACAAGTTGGGGTTATTTCTCTTATTTTTTATGCAACTTGGACTTTTGGTAACGGAGCTATATCAGGAATTATTGACTTAACAATAGCAATTGTCTCATTTTTAATCCTACTTTTATCAAAAGGGAAGTTCCATCCTATTTTAGTCATAATATTGGGAGGTGTTCTTGGGGTATTAATACTATAA
- a CDS encoding chromate transporter, translated as MRVKVPLFDIFITFFKIGLFTLGGGLAMSVVLRHELVLKKKWVSEEDFLFEMSTATLIPGAIAVNLAFLQGRRLRGFIGSFLSVLATILPSIIIILSVVIFAEPYFSNPKVAAFLKGCTLAVTGQLAYGSYVFGKSQLKDYRKIIICAFGIFIVAVLKLFPAWAVLSSGLLGYFLLKDQE; from the coding sequence TTGAGAGTAAAAGTTCCACTATTTGATATTTTTATAACTTTTTTTAAGATAGGATTATTTACTTTAGGTGGAGGGCTGGCTATGTCTGTGGTTCTTCGGCATGAGTTAGTTTTAAAAAAGAAGTGGGTTTCAGAGGAAGATTTTTTATTTGAAATGTCAACCGCAACACTAATACCAGGAGCTATTGCCGTAAATTTAGCCTTTTTGCAGGGTAGAAGACTTAGAGGATTTATTGGCTCTTTCTTGAGTGTTCTAGCCACAATTTTACCTTCAATTATAATTATTTTATCTGTTGTTATTTTTGCAGAGCCATATTTTTCAAACCCAAAAGTAGCAGCTTTTTTAAAAGGATGTACTTTAGCAGTTACAGGACAATTAGCTTATGGGAGTTATGTTTTTGGTAAAAGTCAGTTAAAAGATTATAGAAAAATAATAATTTGTGCTTTTGGTATTTTTATAGTGGCCGTATTAAAACTATTCCCAGCTTGGGCAGTCTTATCCTCAGGATTATTAGGATATTTTTTGCTTAAGGATCAGGAGTAA
- a CDS encoding HD-GYP domain-containing protein, translating into MTNSSEMFLWRKKVCDTVFYLFSFFGFFAYIPSMLLSIKEELWSVVIADTIIYFVCIFLTFNKKINLTIKAAIGAALFHLLGVILIVTLGPKGSGSIWLFASTVIAAMLLGNKGAVIAFISNVILQVLFFFLIKRDFFSWQATSSMTSSAWIVNALNYIVLNFVIVVINSVFIAGFKSVIEKMASTRDASIIGLAKLAEYRDNDTGFHLIRLKRYCIILGKELSKNDKYKEYLTDEYISDLAISSLLHDIGKVGVPDSILLKDGPLTDEEYDIIKRHPLSGSYVIKEIEKNIEGRSLYTMGRDIALCHHEKWDGSGYPMGLSGVNIPLSARIVALVDVFDALINKRVYKDGFTFEKSIEIIRDGSGTYFDPDIVEAFLKVKDKIKPLTYQVI; encoded by the coding sequence ATGACTAATAGCTCAGAAATGTTCTTATGGCGTAAAAAAGTGTGCGATACAGTATTTTATCTCTTCTCTTTTTTTGGATTTTTTGCATATATTCCAAGTATGCTCCTCTCTATAAAGGAGGAGTTATGGAGTGTCGTTATTGCAGATACTATAATTTATTTTGTATGTATTTTTTTAACTTTTAATAAAAAGATTAATCTGACTATTAAAGCAGCTATTGGAGCTGCTCTTTTCCATCTACTTGGTGTTATTTTAATTGTGACTCTAGGGCCTAAGGGTTCTGGTAGTATATGGTTATTTGCATCAACTGTAATTGCAGCTATGTTATTAGGTAATAAGGGTGCTGTAATAGCTTTTATTTCCAATGTTATATTACAGGTCCTATTCTTTTTTCTAATAAAAAGAGATTTTTTTTCTTGGCAGGCAACATCTTCAATGACAAGTTCAGCTTGGATTGTTAACGCTTTAAACTATATTGTTCTAAACTTTGTAATAGTAGTTATTAACTCGGTATTTATCGCTGGTTTTAAATCTGTAATAGAAAAGATGGCATCAACAAGGGACGCTTCAATAATTGGTTTAGCTAAACTTGCAGAGTATAGGGATAATGACACAGGTTTTCATTTAATTAGACTTAAAAGATACTGTATTATACTTGGTAAAGAGCTAAGTAAAAATGATAAGTATAAAGAGTATTTAACTGATGAGTATATATCCGACTTAGCAATATCCTCGCTTCTCCACGACATAGGTAAAGTTGGAGTCCCAGACTCAATACTTTTAAAAGATGGGCCTTTAACAGATGAAGAGTATGATATAATTAAGCGTCACCCATTAAGTGGAAGCTATGTAATAAAAGAGATCGAAAAAAATATAGAGGGCAGATCCCTTTATACTATGGGGCGGGATATTGCTCTTTGTCACCACGAAAAATGGGATGGTTCTGGGTATCCTATGGGTTTATCCGGTGTTAATATTCCATTATCTGCTAGAATTGTAGCCCTTGTTGATGTCTTTGATGCCTTAATAAATAAAAGGGTTTATAAGGATGGTTTTACCTTTGAAAAGTCCATAGAGATTATTAGAGACGGTAGTGGGACATACTTTGATCCTGATATAGTTGAGGCATTTCTAAAGGTCAAAGATAAGATTAAGCCTTTAACTTATCAAGTAATATAG
- a CDS encoding AI-2E family transporter: MIKSIRNLLLVLLIIVVLFVMRSIARVVLPLVIAIMFVLVYEPLFSFLHRKKIPVMLITPILAVGTIFILAFIIQIFVDSAQSIYFDRVMLGELLQEKILSIFNYFDEVIPIKLDKSLLESQIATILSKDNLQSFAGSSFSKLSSFGSSFFMFSLYFLILLFSMPGYNKYIKYIAGDDKAFLLNSKHIQKSIVSYMTVKFFVSLTTGTIALVVCLLFDVNYAVFWGFVTFLLNFIPTIGSIIATALPTLMAFVQFDSGVKLLFLIIILFGIQLSIGQFIEPKIMGNRLQLNTVTIIFGLVFWSFIWGIAGAFLSVPLLVILKIVLQNNESFVFVSRIMGKPSR, translated from the coding sequence ATGATTAAGTCTATACGAAATCTATTATTAGTACTTTTAATTATAGTAGTGCTATTTGTAATGCGATCAATAGCGAGGGTTGTTTTACCCCTTGTAATAGCAATTATGTTTGTCTTAGTTTACGAACCACTGTTCTCATTTTTACATAGAAAAAAAATTCCAGTTATGCTAATTACACCAATACTAGCTGTAGGTACCATATTTATTCTAGCATTTATAATTCAGATCTTTGTAGACTCTGCCCAATCTATCTACTTTGACAGGGTAATGCTTGGAGAGTTATTACAGGAAAAAATACTATCAATTTTTAACTATTTTGATGAAGTAATACCTATAAAACTTGATAAATCTCTCTTAGAGTCCCAAATTGCTACTATACTATCTAAGGATAACTTACAGAGTTTTGCAGGTTCAAGTTTCTCAAAGTTAAGCTCTTTTGGGTCTTCCTTTTTTATGTTTAGCCTCTACTTCTTAATTCTTCTATTTAGTATGCCTGGGTATAATAAGTATATAAAGTATATTGCAGGGGATGATAAGGCGTTTTTATTAAACTCAAAACATATCCAGAAATCAATAGTTTCTTATATGACAGTTAAATTTTTTGTTAGCTTAACTACTGGAACTATAGCCCTAGTTGTCTGTCTATTATTTGATGTAAACTACGCTGTTTTTTGGGGTTTTGTTACATTTTTATTAAATTTTATCCCTACCATAGGGTCTATAATAGCTACAGCTCTGCCAACTTTAATGGCCTTTGTTCAGTTTGACTCAGGGGTTAAACTCCTGTTCCTAATTATTATTTTATTTGGAATTCAGTTATCCATAGGGCAGTTTATAGAGCCCAAAATAATGGGGAATAGGCTTCAATTAAATACTGTTACAATTATCTTTGGGTTGGTTTTTTGGTCCTTTATTTGGGGAATAGCCGGGGCCTTTTTATCAGTACCACTTTTAGTAATTCTCAAAATTGTTTTACAGAATAATGAATCTTTTGTTTTTGTTAGTAGGATAATGGGAAAACCTAGTCGCTGA
- a CDS encoding aminotransferase class V-fold PLP-dependent enzyme: protein MTDIFPLLNNEFIYFDAAATNLKPNSVIEAQSRYYTDYGLNIGRGSSLLNYKSSDIIENIRVRTAEFIGSTNPNELVFTSNATDSINIVAQGYVKNRVKKNSNIVITMLEHHSNYVPWINLAKEMDIECRIIPLDGYSLDYSYIDKYIDENTIITSVTGMSNITGEVTDLTPFITRCREKGSKILVDAAQLIGHKRVNVTDLDIDFLVFSAHKLFGPFGLGFLYGKFKNLEEITPTRFGGNMVSYINNLTHIHYREIPRRLESGTQNPGAIFAFDAVLDFLEIYKIEDNEKKLIQLSSYLLDRLKSIPGLIIYSEIGSIISFNIIGVHPHDASDFFDNKNIVVRTGNLCASPFFTNLEQSGVVRVSLGIYNNKNEIDRLIDTIIEIKEFFL from the coding sequence ATGACAGATATATTCCCACTTCTAAATAATGAGTTTATCTATTTTGATGCAGCAGCAACTAACCTAAAACCTAATAGTGTAATAGAGGCCCAGAGTAGATATTATACAGATTATGGTTTAAATATTGGTCGGGGTAGTAGCCTATTAAACTATAAGTCCTCGGATATTATAGAGAATATTAGGGTTAGAACAGCAGAATTTATTGGCTCTACCAATCCTAATGAGTTAGTATTCACTTCAAATGCCACTGACAGTATAAATATAGTTGCCCAGGGTTATGTTAAAAATAGAGTCAAAAAAAACTCTAATATAGTAATAACAATGTTAGAACACCATTCAAACTATGTGCCGTGGATAAATTTAGCAAAAGAGATGGATATTGAGTGTAGAATTATACCGTTAGACGGTTATAGTTTAGATTATAGCTATATAGACAAATATATAGATGAAAACACAATAATAACATCAGTAACTGGAATGTCAAACATAACAGGGGAAGTAACAGACCTTACTCCATTTATTACAAGATGCAGGGAAAAAGGCTCTAAAATATTAGTAGATGCTGCCCAACTAATTGGCCATAAAAGAGTTAATGTAACAGATCTGGATATAGATTTTTTAGTATTCTCGGCTCATAAACTATTTGGTCCCTTTGGTCTTGGATTTTTATACGGGAAATTCAAAAACCTAGAGGAGATTACTCCAACTAGATTTGGTGGTAATATGGTCTCCTATATTAATAACCTAACCCATATACACTATAGGGAGATCCCAAGAAGGTTAGAGTCTGGTACTCAGAACCCAGGGGCAATTTTTGCTTTTGATGCTGTCTTAGACTTTTTAGAAATATATAAAATAGAAGATAACGAAAAAAAGTTAATTCAGTTATCGTCCTACTTATTAGATAGACTTAAGAGTATACCAGGACTAATTATATACTCAGAGATAGGAAGTATAATCAGTTTTAACATTATAGGGGTACATCCCCATGATGCATCAGATTTTTTTGACAATAAAAATATAGTTGTACGAACAGGGAACCTATGTGCATCCCCTTTTTTTACAAATTTAGAGCAGTCTGGTGTAGTTAGGGTATCCCTTGGAATATACAATAATAAAAATGAGATAGATAGATTAATTGATACAATTATAGAGATAAAGGAGTTTTTCTTATGA
- the sufU gene encoding Fe-S cluster assembly sulfur transfer protein SufU, with the protein MSLYKETLMKHFRDPQFKRELTNYQEMEDGVNPSCGDNITLYLNKNDNIIEEISFTGNGCAISMASADILCSIITKTTDPKAVILEFIQMITGGDITFKDDLEVLNVFKEMQNFPARRSCAILPWKTLEKVLS; encoded by the coding sequence ATGAGCCTATATAAAGAGACATTAATGAAGCATTTTAGGGACCCACAATTTAAAAGAGAGCTAACTAACTACCAGGAAATGGAGGATGGTGTTAACCCTTCATGTGGTGATAATATTACCCTATATTTAAATAAGAACGACAATATAATAGAGGAGATATCCTTTACAGGAAATGGATGTGCAATCAGTATGGCATCTGCAGATATATTGTGCTCAATAATTACAAAAACTACAGATCCTAAGGCTGTTATATTAGAGTTTATTCAAATGATTACAGGGGGAGATATTACATTTAAAGATGATCTTGAAGTTCTTAATGTATTTAAGGAGATGCAGAATTTCCCAGCTAGAAGAAGCTGTGCAATACTACCATGGAAGACACTAGAGAAGGTTTTATCCTAA